The Sulfurimonas lithotrophica genome includes a region encoding these proteins:
- a CDS encoding DUF2325 domain-containing protein, translating into MSVLLIGGDKINKITQLLKSLGVDNTIHWDSRRNSTSHKKIPKDTDLVIMLTDFLKHNSMSYFKKYAKKNDIPYICTRRGTASIESEFTKFLNAKS; encoded by the coding sequence ATGTCTGTTTTACTAATAGGCGGTGACAAGATAAACAAAATAACCCAACTGTTAAAATCTTTGGGCGTAGATAATACTATTCATTGGGATTCAAGAAGAAACTCGACGTCTCATAAAAAAATTCCCAAAGATACTGATTTGGTAATTATGCTTACCGATTTTCTAAAGCATAACTCAATGAGTTATTTTAAAAAGTATGCAAAAAAGAATGACATTCCTTATATCTGTACTCGTAGAGGAACAGCGAGTATTGAAAGTGAATTTACAAAATTCCTAAACGCTAAATCTTAA